A DNA window from Altererythrobacter sp. B11 contains the following coding sequences:
- a CDS encoding phage major capsid protein — MDTERDTDQLAASFDIVARQDAADEAIGLLRSDVDEVKARIERIGRAAARPALSTGEPSPEVKGFVDLYLRQGREAEVKSISGAQPQDGGYAVPREIDALIASQLKEVSPIRQIAQVVQTGTAGYRKLVSTGGTASGWVSETAPRPETDTPEFAEIAPPTGELYANPAASQAMLDDAAFDLEGWLAAEIAAEFARAEGAAFVSGTGANRPRGFLAAPVSHAGDAVRPFGTLQYLGSGEATGFDEEPEGRLIDLVHALKAGYRQGACWVMNSATLAEVRKMKTSDGAFLWQPGLAEGQPDRLLGYPVTEAEDMPDIAAGQCPIAFGNFRAGYLIAERSATTILRDPFTNKPFVHFYATKRVGGQVLDSAAIKLLRIEA; from the coding sequence ATGGATACTGAACGCGATACCGACCAGCTCGCCGCGAGCTTCGACATCGTCGCCCGGCAGGATGCCGCCGACGAGGCGATCGGCCTGCTGCGCAGCGATGTGGACGAGGTGAAGGCGCGGATCGAGCGCATCGGCCGCGCCGCCGCCCGCCCTGCCCTCTCCACCGGCGAGCCCTCGCCCGAAGTGAAGGGCTTCGTCGACCTCTACCTGCGGCAGGGCCGCGAGGCGGAGGTTAAGTCGATCAGCGGGGCGCAGCCGCAGGACGGCGGCTATGCCGTGCCGCGCGAAATCGACGCGCTGATCGCCAGCCAGCTGAAGGAGGTGAGCCCGATCCGGCAGATCGCCCAGGTGGTGCAGACGGGGACGGCGGGCTATCGCAAGCTCGTGTCCACCGGCGGCACGGCCAGCGGCTGGGTGAGCGAGACGGCGCCCCGGCCCGAAACGGACACGCCCGAATTCGCCGAGATCGCCCCGCCCACGGGCGAGCTCTATGCCAATCCGGCGGCGAGCCAGGCGATGCTGGACGATGCGGCTTTCGATCTGGAAGGCTGGCTGGCGGCGGAGATCGCGGCCGAATTCGCCCGGGCCGAAGGCGCCGCCTTCGTGTCCGGCACCGGCGCCAACCGCCCGCGCGGCTTCCTCGCCGCCCCCGTATCCCACGCCGGGGATGCGGTGCGGCCCTTCGGCACGCTGCAATATCTCGGCTCCGGCGAGGCGACGGGCTTCGACGAAGAGCCGGAAGGCCGGCTGATCGACCTCGTCCATGCGCTGAAGGCCGGCTATCGCCAGGGGGCGTGCTGGGTGATGAATTCCGCCACGCTGGCCGAAGTGCGCAAGATGAAGACCAGCGACGGCGCCTTCCTGTGGCAGCCCGGCCTGGCGGAAGGCCAGCCGGACCGGCTGCTGGGTTATCCGGTGACCGAAGCGGAGGACATGCCCGATATTGCCGCAGGCCAGTGCCCGATCGCCTTCGGCAATTTCCGCGCCGGCTATCTGATCGCCGAACGCAGCGCGACCACGATCCTGCGCGATCCCTTCACCAACAAGCCCTTCGTCCACTTCTACGCCACCAAGCGGGTGGGCGGGCAGGTGCTCGACAGCGCGGCGATCAAGCTGCTGCGCATCGAGGCCTGA
- a CDS encoding HK97 family phage prohead protease produces the protein MRFAGYAALFDRADGARDTIRPGAFARTLALARAIPLLWQHRPGQRIGAVERAEEDARGLRVIGRIDNDHCRAAAALLARAVDGLSFGYRARAFRRTPAGRVLEEVELIEVSLVTHPLQHGARVHLVG, from the coding sequence ATCCGCTTCGCCGGCTATGCCGCGCTGTTCGACCGGGCGGACGGCGCGCGCGACACGATCCGCCCCGGCGCCTTCGCCCGCACGCTGGCCCTGGCGCGGGCGATCCCGCTGCTGTGGCAGCATCGCCCCGGCCAGCGGATCGGGGCGGTGGAGCGGGCGGAGGAGGATGCGCGCGGCCTGCGGGTGATCGGCCGGATCGACAATGATCACTGCCGCGCGGCGGCGGCGCTGCTGGCGCGCGCGGTGGACGGGCTCAGCTTCGGCTACCGTGCCCGCGCCTTCCGCCGCACCCCGGCGGGGCGGGTGCTGGAGGAGGTGGAGCTGATCGAGGTCAGCCTCGTCACCCATCCGCTGCAGCATGGCGCCCGCGTGCATCTGGTGGGGTGA
- a CDS encoding DUF6127 family protein, giving the protein MRREGILAGLIAQAAEEGGDMVTLRAIVEEASELGADRVLVRIGLADEGAEDDIDELRELLAAWRAAKASAWRAAVDWLVRGLLALLLIGMALRLGAAGLLK; this is encoded by the coding sequence ATGAGGCGCGAAGGCATTCTGGCCGGGCTGATCGCCCAGGCGGCCGAGGAAGGCGGCGACATGGTGACGCTGCGCGCCATCGTGGAGGAAGCGAGCGAGCTGGGCGCGGACCGCGTGCTGGTGCGCATCGGCCTCGCCGACGAGGGCGCGGAGGACGATATCGACGAGCTGCGCGAGCTGCTCGCCGCCTGGCGCGCGGCCAAGGCCAGCGCCTGGCGGGCGGCGGTGGACTGGCTGGTGCGCGGGCTGCTGGCGCTGCTGCTGATCGGCATGGCGCTGCGGCTGGGCGCGGCGGGGCTGCTCAAGTGA
- a CDS encoding phage portal protein has product MSFLDTLRAAFKGGGGPRVPLARSFISPWAWSHEPAGTRPPFEYRHAVRRAFLDNPVAQRAVRIVAEGVGSAPLAGGEPTALELVRAASAGQSLLETLAAHLLLHGNGYVQVIRGGDGKPVELFALRPERVSVIAGADGWPTAWRYKVGDAVLTLPVEDEEGWPCLIHLKAFHPADDHYGAGCLSAAEQAVAIHNAAAGWNRALLENAARPSGALVYDGGENAALTGEQFERLRDELAGAFSGSANAGRPMLLEGGLKWQSLSLSPAEMDFAELKASAARDIALAFGVPPMLLGLPGDNTYANYREANRALWRLTLLPLAGKMLSGLQDGLRAWFPGLELAVDLDRVPALAEDRERLWAQVSGADFLDPAEKRALLGLATQGDAR; this is encoded by the coding sequence ATGTCTTTCCTCGACACGCTCCGCGCCGCCTTCAAGGGTGGCGGGGGGCCGCGCGTGCCTTTGGCGCGCAGCTTCATTTCGCCCTGGGCGTGGAGCCATGAGCCGGCGGGCACGCGCCCGCCCTTCGAATATCGCCATGCGGTGCGCCGCGCCTTCCTGGACAATCCGGTGGCGCAGCGCGCGGTGCGGATTGTGGCCGAGGGCGTGGGCAGCGCGCCGCTGGCCGGCGGGGAGCCTACGGCGCTGGAGCTGGTGCGCGCCGCCAGCGCCGGACAATCCCTGCTGGAAACGCTGGCCGCCCATCTGCTGCTGCATGGCAATGGCTATGTGCAGGTGATCCGCGGCGGCGACGGCAAGCCGGTGGAGCTGTTCGCGCTGCGGCCCGAGCGCGTCTCGGTGATCGCCGGGGCGGATGGCTGGCCCACCGCCTGGCGCTACAAGGTGGGGGATGCGGTGCTGACCCTGCCGGTGGAGGATGAGGAGGGCTGGCCCTGCCTGATCCACCTCAAGGCCTTCCACCCGGCGGACGATCACTATGGCGCCGGCTGCCTCTCCGCCGCCGAACAGGCGGTGGCGATCCACAATGCCGCCGCCGGCTGGAACCGCGCGCTGCTGGAAAATGCGGCGCGGCCTTCGGGCGCGCTGGTCTATGACGGGGGCGAGAATGCCGCGCTGACGGGCGAGCAGTTCGAGCGGCTGCGCGACGAGCTGGCGGGGGCCTTTTCCGGCAGTGCCAATGCCGGGCGGCCGATGCTGCTGGAAGGCGGGCTGAAATGGCAGAGCCTTTCGCTGAGCCCGGCGGAAATGGATTTCGCCGAACTGAAGGCCTCCGCCGCGCGCGACATCGCGCTGGCCTTCGGCGTGCCGCCCATGCTGCTCGGCCTGCCGGGCGACAACACCTATGCCAATTACCGCGAGGCCAATCGCGCGCTGTGGCGGCTCACCCTGCTGCCGCTGGCGGGCAAGATGCTCTCCGGCCTGCAGGACGGGCTGCGGGCGTGGTTCCCCGGGCTCGAACTGGCGGTCGATCTCGATCGCGTGCCAGCGCTGGCGGAAGACCGCGAACGGCTGTGGGCGCAGGTGAGCGGCGCCGATTTCCTCGATCCGGCCGAAAAGCGCGCGCTGCTCGGCCTTGCAACACAAGGAGATGCGCGATGA
- a CDS encoding phage terminase large subunit family protein: protein MASDAPRNRGEWFRETEVERRIRLWDEMDAAEKDAAGNWHWELWGRPEQLPPPVDWRVWLICAGRGFGKTRAGAEWVRHIARTDGSARIALVGASLAEARAVMVEGESGLLAASPGACRPEFEPSLRRLQWDNGAQAFLYSAAEPESLRGPQHSHAWCDEIAKWDNASGRAMAAWDNLQLGLRLGERPRVVATTTPRAVPLMRRLMAPGTGEEEGGGDVVITRGRTLDNAENLPAAFLAAMQQQFGGTTLARQELDGELLTEVEGALWSRALLESCRDRLPREPLARVVVGVDPPAGARGDECGIVVAAVTRAGGAVVLADCSLARAGPERWARAVAATAQHWQADRVVAEANQGGRMVESVLRAADCQMPIHLVHATRGKTARAEPVAALYEAGKVRHAGLFARLEDQLCGLMAGGSYEGPGRSPDRADALVWALTELMLGRRGRPRVREL, encoded by the coding sequence ATGGCGTCTGACGCGCCCCGGAACCGCGGCGAATGGTTCCGCGAAACCGAGGTGGAACGCCGCATCCGCCTGTGGGACGAGATGGACGCCGCGGAGAAGGACGCCGCGGGCAATTGGCACTGGGAATTATGGGGCCGCCCCGAACAGCTGCCCCCGCCGGTCGACTGGCGGGTGTGGCTGATCTGCGCCGGGCGCGGCTTCGGCAAGACCCGCGCGGGCGCCGAATGGGTGCGGCACATCGCCCGCACTGATGGCAGCGCGCGCATCGCACTGGTCGGCGCATCGCTGGCCGAAGCCCGCGCGGTGATGGTGGAAGGGGAAAGCGGGTTGCTCGCCGCCTCGCCCGGTGCCTGCCGCCCGGAGTTCGAGCCCTCGCTGCGGCGGCTACAATGGGACAATGGGGCACAGGCCTTCCTCTATTCCGCCGCCGAGCCCGAATCCCTGCGCGGCCCCCAGCACAGCCATGCCTGGTGCGACGAGATCGCCAAGTGGGACAATGCCTCCGGCCGGGCCATGGCCGCGTGGGACAATCTGCAGCTGGGCCTGCGGCTGGGCGAGCGGCCCCGCGTGGTCGCCACCACCACCCCGCGCGCCGTGCCGCTGATGCGGCGGCTGATGGCGCCGGGCACGGGTGAGGAGGAAGGCGGCGGCGACGTGGTCATCACCCGCGGCCGCACGCTGGACAATGCCGAGAACCTGCCCGCCGCCTTCCTTGCCGCCATGCAGCAGCAGTTCGGCGGCACGACACTGGCGCGGCAGGAGCTGGACGGCGAATTGCTGACCGAGGTGGAAGGCGCGCTGTGGAGCCGCGCCCTGCTGGAATCCTGCCGCGACCGCCTGCCGCGCGAGCCGCTGGCGCGCGTGGTGGTGGGCGTCGATCCGCCGGCCGGGGCGCGCGGCGATGAATGCGGCATCGTGGTGGCTGCCGTCACGCGCGCCGGCGGTGCGGTGGTGCTGGCGGATTGCTCGCTGGCCCGCGCCGGGCCCGAACGCTGGGCGCGCGCGGTGGCCGCCACGGCGCAGCACTGGCAGGCGGACCGCGTGGTGGCGGAGGCCAATCAGGGCGGGCGCATGGTGGAAAGCGTGCTGCGCGCCGCCGATTGCCAGATGCCCATCCACCTGGTCCACGCAACGCGCGGCAAGACCGCCCGCGCCGAGCCCGTGGCCGCGCTGTATGAAGCGGGCAAGGTGCGCCACGCCGGCCTGTTCGCGCGGCTGGAGGACCAGCTGTGCGGCCTCATGGCCGGTGGCAGCTACGAAGGCCCCGGCCGCTCGCCCGACCGGGCGGATGCGCTGGTCTGGGCCCTGACCGAACTGATGCTGGGGCGGCGGGGGCGACCGCGGGTGCGCGAGCTCTGA